DNA from Desulfobacterales bacterium:
CTCTTTATAAAAATGGCGAGTTTGCTGAAAAACAGTTTTTTTCAGCCTGGCAAAGCCTGGCGAATTAGGTTATGTTAACAACGTCCGAAGCCATTAACTATAACAGTAAGGTATTTGTCACTAAATCCCCCTTTGGCAAAGGGGGATTAGAGGGGGATTTCCATAACGGGTCAACGGATGATTGAAGCCGCCAACAGGTCACGCTTAAAATCCCCCCGGCCCCCCTTTAGGAAAGGGGGGAAAATCAAGGCAGAGTTATTCGCATTACCTTGAACATCTCTTATAAACCATTGGATGAGGCCCCCTTCTAAGGGTGCGAGTCTCAATTAAATTAATAATAATACAGGAGCGAAATTCATGATGTTAATCGCACCATCCATATTGTCAGCGGATTTTTCAAGACTCGGGGAGGAGGTTTCGGCGGTTGAAAAGGCCGGGGCGGACTGGATTCACGTGGACGTGATGGACGGTCATTTTGTTCCCAACATTACCATGGGGCCATTGATCGTGGAAGCTGTCCGGCGGGTTAGCTCACTTCCCATCGATGTTCATCTGATGATTGAGGCCCCCGACCGGTATATCGCGGATTTCGCAAAAGCGGGCGCTGCCTTGATTTCCGTTCAGGTTGAGGCCTGCATCCATTTACACCGGACGATTCAGCTTATCAGAGAGACCGGCGCCCGTCCCGGGGTTGTCTTGAACCCCTCAACCCCGCTGGATACCATCGCCTGGGTGCTTGGGGATGTTGATTTCGTTTTAATTATGAGCGTGAATCCCGGATTTGGAGGGCAGGCCTTTATTCCCAACAGCCTGGATAAAATACAGGCGCTTAGAAAAATGATAACTGACCGGGGGCTTTCCACACTGATTCAAATCGACGGCGGTGTAAATCCGGAAAACATCCAAAGCATCGCCCGGGCCGGCGCGGACGTATTCGTCGCCGGTTCGGCCATTTACGGGACGCCGGACTATAAAAAAAC
Protein-coding regions in this window:
- the rpe gene encoding ribulose-phosphate 3-epimerase; this translates as MMLIAPSILSADFSRLGEEVSAVEKAGADWIHVDVMDGHFVPNITMGPLIVEAVRRVSSLPIDVHLMIEAPDRYIADFAKAGAALISVQVEACIHLHRTIQLIRETGARPGVVLNPSTPLDTIAWVLGDVDFVLIMSVNPGFGGQAFIPNSLDKIQALRKMITDRGLSTLIQIDGGVNPENIQSIARAGADVFVAGSAIYGTPDYKKTIDEFRRQMA